From Anopheles funestus chromosome 3RL, idAnoFuneDA-416_04, whole genome shotgun sequence, a single genomic window includes:
- the LOC125766909 gene encoding myosin regulatory light chain sqh-like produces the protein MASLGSNRFKQHKTKKVTKRTSSNPLNNLPQHQITELCELFRLIDTNNKGVIEREDVRTMLTLWNDSAPTEKQLDGMLSDACGVGLNQTLFLTLFAQRLKEVDTPETIKNAFQCIDIENMGTVNAQELRDLLVTKGEHRLTDTEVDEIFSRMTFKDGRLEYDAFTRMFQNCQNNS, from the coding sequence ATGGCATCGTTGGGTTCCAATCGCTTCAAACAGCACAAGACTAAAAAAGTTACGAAACGCACATCATCCAATCCGCTCAATAATCTGCCACAGCATCAAATAACCGAACTGTGTGAATTGTTTCGTCTAATCGACACGAACAACAAAGGTGTGATTGAGAGGGAGGATGTACGCACCATGCTGACCCTGTGGAATGATAGTGCACCGACAGAGAAACAACTAGACGGGATGCTAAGTGATGCCTGCGGTGTCGGGCTTAACCAAACGCTCTTCCTTACATTGTTTGCGCAGAGGCTGAAGGAAGTAGATACACCGGAAACAATCAAAAACGCCTTCCAATGTATAGACATCGAGAACATGGGAACGGTGAATGCCCAAGAATTGCGGGATTTGCTAGTCACGAAAGGTGAGCATCGTTTAACGGATACGGAAGTGGACGAAATCTTCTCCCGGATGACGTTCAAAGATGGTCGGTTGGAGTATGATGCTTTCACGAGGATGTTCCAGAATTGCCAGAATAACAGCTAG
- the LOC125772032 gene encoding uncharacterized protein LOC125772032 isoform X2 — translation MQTDASFFSKEIVNNCSNHTNVSLFFSLEKSHRIRLSLSPTYCSIPRAQLASSMSTTAADVNGFPNCNAKHTFAGFHSRLKPGRMLLVDTEQKALIQDIELKSEIAKSRPHSEWLKQQITMDEIRRESVTKTNGTADTNGNGDNQLVEKKGILDPRLQLYGYTTETIHMLLLPMIKNKKEALGSMGNDAPLACLSAFQPLPYEYFKQLFAQVTNPPIDPFREKIIMSLQCPVGPEANLLVASPSQVHRIWLDNPILSIPDADVLKRNQHRGWKTKVLDITFPANEGPPGYINGLRRICTEAYTAAQNGYQLLVLSDRNACAERAPISSLLALGAVHHHLIETRQRMKVGLIVETAEAREVHHICVLLGYGADAICPYLVFEMAGALRDECVLDPALTDDAIYRAYATAVETGILKVMAKMGISTLQSYKGAQIFEAVGMGADVIDLCFRGTQSRIGGVTLEVLAREGLERHELVHGTNHTDAKILRNPGQFHWRAGGEGHINEPGAIAALQEAAVNESKGAYGTFRDTTMRSVQLCTLRGQLEFVKGRPRVELSEVEPASEIVKRFATGAMSFGSISLEAHATLAISMNRIGGKSNTGEGGENADRYMNQDPQHNRRSAIKQVASGRFGVTAAYVANADDLQIKMAQGAKPGEGGELPGYKVSQDIADTRHSVPGVGLISPPPHHDIYSIEDLAELIYDLKCANPKARISVKLVSEVGVGVVASGVAKGKAEHIVISGHDGGTGASSWTGIKSAGLPWELGIAETHQVLVLNDLRSRVVVQADGQLRTGFDVVVAALLGADEFGFSTAPLIVMGCTMMRKCHLNTCPVGIATQDPVLRAKFAGKPEHVINYFFMLAEEIREIMANLGLRRFQELIGRTDLLKVRETVSHKASLLDLQMLLKSALDLRPGTNIVGGSLRQDFVLEKRADNELINRSMGVIEGTETHKTIDMRINNEERAFSSTLSYEIARRYGDAGLPEGRSININLTGSAGQSFGAFLVKGVKMTLQGDSNDYVGKSLSGGTIVIRPPEGTTFESHLNVIVGNVCLYGATSGRAFFRGIAAERFCVRNSGVTAVVEGVGDHGCEYMTGGMVVILGLTGRNFAAGMSGGIAYVLDVDGTFRSKVNPGMVELLGLELDEDRQTVKDLLQEFVNETGSEVAKELLSKWPEPCQQFVKVFPHEYQKALNALKEKTVAKAITANGHSKEPQVKDIEESIQDGQLAKKKLDQVLDKTRGFIKYKRETSVYRNAAERQQDWKEVFNFPHVRSHLKVQAARCMECGVPFCQSNSHGCPLGNIIPKWNDLVFNGNWREAINQLLQTNNFPEFTGRVCPAPCEGACVLGISEPAVTIKNIECAIIDHAFEQGWITPQIPSMRTGKRVAVVGSGPAGLAAAQQLNKAGHQVTVFERNDRPGGLLQYGIPTMKLSKAVVQRRLDLMTAEGIEFRCNVHIGRDVMGSQLEQEYDAVLFTTGATWPRDLNLPNRELKGIHFAMEFLEASQKKLNGARPDWISAEGKDVIVIGGGDTGCDCIATSLRQGAKTITTFEILPIPSEKRAQDNPWPQWPRIFRVDYGHEEVRVKWGKDPRQYSTTTKEFVSDGNGNIKGVNTIQVEWTKTPTGQWSMKEVPGSEKYYPADLILLAMGFLGPEKQAPTEMNLELDGRGNIKTSVGMYGTANPKVFAAGDCRRGQSLVVWAITEGRQAARQIDTYLMGKPSALPGPGGVIDTTRSPIAVNA, via the exons ATGCAAACtgatgcttcctttttttctaaagaaatAGTCAACAACTGTTCTAATCATACCAATGTTTCCCTATTCTTTTCCCTTGAAAAATCGCATCGCATACGACTCTCTCTATCTCCTACTTACTGCTCAATTCCACGTGCACAATTGGCATCCTCGATGTCAACGACGGCGGCTGACGTTAACGGGTTCCCGAATTGTAACGCTAAACACACATTTGCTGGATTTCac AGCCGCTTGAAGCCGGGTCGTATGCTGCTGGTGGACACGGAGCAGAAGGCGCTTATTCAGGACATCGAGCTGAAATCGGAAATTGCCAAGTCTCGCCCGCATAGCGAATGGCTGAAGCAACAG ATCACAATGGATGAAATTCGTCGCGAATCAgtcacaaaaacaaatggaactGCCGACACCAACGGCAATGGTGACAATCAGTTGGTAGAGAAGAAAGGAATTCTGGATCCACGTCTGCAGCTGTATGGCTACACAACGGAGACAATTCatatgctgctgttgccgatgATCAAGAACAAGAAGGAAGCGTTGGGTTCAATGGGTAACGATGCGCCGCTTGCTTGTCTGTCGGCCTTCCAACCATTACCGTACGAATACTTCAAGCAACTGTTTGCGCAGGTTACCAACCCACCGATCGATCCATTCCG TGAAAAAATCATCATGTCCCTACAATGTCCGGTCGGACCAGAGGCAAACCTACTAGTGGCCTCACCCTCGCAGGTACATCGCATCTGGTTGGATAATCCGATCCTAAGCATTCCGGATGCTGACGTTCTGAAACGGAACCAGCATCGCGGATGGAAAACTAAGGTTCTCGATATTACATTCCCAGCGAACGAGGGTCCACCGGGTTACATAAACGGGTTGCGACGCATCTGTACCGAGGCGTACACGGCTGCCCAGAATGGTTACCAGCTGCTGGTGCTGTCGGATCGTAACGCGTGTGCCGAACGGGCACCAATCTCGTCCCTGCTTGCCCTCGGTGCGGTCCATCATCATCTCATCGAAACGCGCCAGCGTATGAAGGTGGGCCTGATCGTGGAGACGGCAGAAGCGCGAGAGGTGCACCATATCTGCGTCCTGCTTGGCTACGGTGCCGACGCAATCTGTCCCTATCTCGTATTCGAGATGGCAGGAGCGCTACGCGACGAATGTGTGCTAGATCCTGCCCTAACCGATGATGCGATTTATCGTGCATATGCAACGGCTGTCGAGACCGGAATTTTGAAGGTGATGGCCAAAATGGGTATTTCGACGCTGCAATCGTACAAAGGTGCGCAGATCTTCGAGGCGGTCGGTATGGGTGCCGATGTGATCGATTTGTGCTTCCGTGGTACGCAGTCGCGCATTGGCGGTGTAACGCTGGAGGTTTTGGCACGCGAAGGTCTCGAACGTCACGAGCTAGTGCACGGCACAAACCATACCGACGCAAAGATCCTGCGCAATCCCGGTCAATTCCATTGGCGTGCTGGTGGAGAAGGTCATATCAACGAGCCGGGTGCGATTGCGGCACTTCAGGAAGCAGCCGTCAATGAAAGCAAGGGTGCGTACGGTACGTTCCGCGATACGACCATGCGCAGTGTGCAGTTGTGTACGCTTCGTGGTCAGCTGGAGTTTGTGAAGGGACGTCCGCGCGTCGAGCTGTCTGAAGTGGAGCCAGCCAGCGAGATTGTAAAACGATTTGCCACGGGTGCAATGAGTTTTGGTAGTATCTCGCTGGAAGCGCACGCCACCTTGGCGATCTCAATGAATCGCATCGGCGGCAAAAGCAACACAGGTGAAGGTGGTGAGAATGCTGACCGTTATATGAATCAGGATCCGCAGCATAATCGTCGATCGGCCATCAAGCAGGTTGCGTCGGGTCGATTCGGTGTAACGGCTGCGTACGTGGCAAATGCCGACGATCTGCAGATTAAGATGGCTCAGGGCGCAAAGCCAGGCGAGGGTGGAGAGTTACCCGGATACAAGGTGTCGCAGGATATTGCAGACACGCGCCACTCGGTACCGGGTGTGGGTTTGATTTCACCACCACCGCATCACGACATTTACTCGATTGAGGATCTGGCCGAGTTGATTTACGATCTAAAGTGTGCCAATCCCAAGGCACGTATCAGCGTGAAGCTTGTGTCAGAGGTGGGAGTTGGTGTGGTTGCTTCCGGCGTTGCGAAGGGCAAAGCGGAACATATCGTTATCTCTGGCCATGATGGTGGTACTGGTGCTAGCAGCTGGACCGGTATTAAATCGGCTGGTTTACCGTGGGAGTTGGGAATTGCCGAAACACATCAGGTGCTGGTGCTGAATGACCTTCGTTCCAG AGTGGTCGTTCAGGCTGATGGACAGTTGCGTACCGGTTTCGACGTCGTTGTAGCAGCATTGCTCGGTGCCGACGAGTTTGGCTTCAGTACGGCACCATTGATCGTGATGGGATGTACGATGATGCGCAAGTGTCATTTGAACACTTGCCCAGTTGGCATTGCAACTCAAGATCCTGTGCTGCGGGCCAAATTCGCTGGCAAGCCGGAACACGTGATCAATTACTTCTTCATGCTTGCAGAGGAAATTCGCGAAATCATGGCCAATCTGGGTCTGCGCCGCTTCCAAGAGCTGATAGGTCGTACGGATCTGCTGAAGGTGCGCGAAACCGTATCGCACAAGGCATCACTGCTCGACCTGCAGATGTTGCTGAAGAGTGCGTTGGATTTGCGTCCCGGTACGAACATCGTGGGTGGATCTTTGCGGCAGGACTTTGTGCTGGAGAAGCGTGCCGATAACGAGCTGATTAATCGCTCGATGGGTGTCATTGAGGGCACCGAGACACACAAAACGATTGACATGAGGATCAACAATGAGGAGCGTGCGTTCTCCAGTACGCTTAGCTATGAGATCGCACGACGTTACGGCGACGCGGGTCTACCGGAAGGGCGCTCGATCAACATCAACCTGACCGGATCGGCCGGTCAAAGTTTCGGTGCGTTCCTTGTGAAGGGTGTCAAAATGACCCTGCAAGGTGACTCAAACGATTACGTCGGTAAAAGCCTTTCCGGAGGTACGATTGTAATTCGACCACCGGAGGGCACTACCTTCGAATCGCACTTGAACGTGATCGTGGGCAATGTGTGTCTGTACGGCGCTACCTCGGGCCGTGCTTTCTTCCGCGGTATTGCGGCCGAACGATTCTGTGTGCGCAACTCGGGAGTAACGGCCGTGGTGGAGGGCGTCGGTGATCACGGTTGCGAGTACATGACGGGCGGTATGGTGGTCATTTTGGGACTGACCGGGCGTAACTTTGCTGCCGGCATGTCAGGTGGAATCGCGTACGTACTTGACGTGGATGGAACCTTCCGTTCGAAGGTGAATCCGGGCATGGTAGAGCTGCTAGGACTCGAGCTGGATGAAGATCGCCAAACGGTAAAGGATTTGCTGCAGGAGTTCGTCAACGAGACCGGGTCTGAGGTGGCGAAGGAGTTACTCTCAAAGTGGCCCGAACCATGCCAACAGTTTGTGAAAGTATTCCCGCACGAGTATCAGAAGGCACTGAATGCTTTGAAGGAGAAAACGGTGGCCAAGGCCATCACAGCCAACGGGCATTCGAAGGAACCGCAGGTAAAGGATATCGAGGAATCGATTCAGGATGGACAGCTGGCAAAGAAGAAACTCGACCAGGTGCTGGACAAGACGCGTGGTTTCATAAAGTATAAGCGCGAAACTTCCGTTTACCGCAACGCAGCCGAACGTCAGCAGGACTGGAAGGAGGTGTTCAATTTTCCGCACGTACGCTCGCACCTGAAGGTGCAGGCTGCGCGTTGTATGGAGTGTGGCGTACCATTCTGTCAGTCGAACTCGCACGGTTGCCCGCTCGGAAACATCATACCGAAGTGGAACGATCTGGTGTTCAATGGTAATTGGCGCGAGGCCATTAATCAGCTGCTGCAGACGAACAACTTCCCCGAGTTTACGGGCCGTGTCTGTCCGGCTCCGTGCGAAGGTGCCTGTGTGCTCGGCATCTCCGAGCCGGCCGTCACTATTAAAAACATCGAGTGTGCGATCATCGACCATGCGTTCGAGCAGGGTTGGATAACGCCACAGATACCAAGCATGCGCACCGGCAAACGTGTAGCAGTCGTGGGTTCGGGTCCTGCAGGTTTGGCAGCTGCACAGCAGCTTAATAAGGCCGGTCATCAGGTGACGGTGTTTGAGCGTAATGATCGTCCCGGTGGTTTGCTACAGTACGGTATTCCCACGATGAAGCTATCAAAGGCGGTTGTACAGCGTCGTCTTGATTTGATGACGGCGGAAGGTATCGAGTTCCGCTGCAACGTACACATCGGGCGTGATGTGATGGGTTCGCAGCTAGAGCAGGAATACGATGCCGTTCTGTTTACGACCGGTGCTACCTGGCCCCGTGATTTGAACCTGCCGAACCGTGAGTTGAAGGGTATTCACTTTGCGATGGAGTTCCTGGAAGCGAGCCAAAAGAAATTGAACGGTGCACGACCGGATTGGATTTCTGCCGAAGGCAAGGATGTGATCGTGATCGGTGGTGGTGACACCGGGTGCGATTGTATCGCAACCTCGTTGCGTCAGGGAGCTAAAACGATCACCACATTTGAGATTTTACCTATTCCATCGGAGAAGCGTGCCCAGGATAACCCCTGGCCACAATGGCCTCGCATTTTCCG TGTCGACTATGGTCATGAAGAAGTGCGTGTGAAATGGGGCAAAGATCCTCGCCAGTATTCAACCACAACGAAGGAGTTTGTCAGCGATGGCAATGGAAACATTAAGGGCGTTAACACGATCCAGGTTGAATGGACGAAAACGCCCACCGGTCAGTGGAGCATGAAGGAGGTGCCTGGATCGGAGAAATACTATCCTGCCGATTTGATCCTGCTGGCCATGGGTTTCTTGGGTCCGGAGAAACAAGCACCTACTGAGATGA ATCTGGAACTGGACGGACGAGGAAACATTAAAACCTCCGTCGGAATGTATGGTACGGCCAATCCAAAGGTTTTCGCTGCCGGTGACTGTCGTAGAGGCCAATCGCTCGTCGTATGGGCCATTACCGAAGGACGTCAAGCTGCTAGACAGATCGATACGTATCTGATGGGCAAACCGAGCGCCCTTCCTGGTCCGGGCGGTGTCATCGATACCACCCGATCACCGATCGCTGTTAACGCCTAA